One segment of Castanea sativa cultivar Marrone di Chiusa Pesio chromosome 3, ASM4071231v1 DNA contains the following:
- the LOC142629287 gene encoding uncharacterized protein LOC142629287, whose amino-acid sequence MVGWHRHIQFVLRRVGKRVEHNYNLSANFSSSHLEPSFSPGELTYFQRLWRPPSANISRPLYQYFQQLGISSSRKLLAESSEEAAIPSPLTPVLAISSGKGEDQNQKAVSKPSTVQAVLKGIKQSPKKVNLVAALVRGMRVEDALLQLQVTVKRAAKTVYQVIHSARANATHNHGLDLDRLLVAEAFVGKGFYRKRVSYHAKGKCGVKERPECRLTVVVREMTAEEEAEIARLRVHNFRKLTKRERRLVPHKLIETTSIWNRKGEGKGNSHESSMAA is encoded by the exons ATGGTGGGCTGGCACAGACATATACAATTCGTACTTCGTCGTGTTGGGAAAAGAGTGGAACATAATTACAATTTATCAGCCAACTTTTCTTCATCTCACTTGGAACCCTCTTTTTCGCCAG GTGAATTAACTTATTTTCAGAGATTATGGAGACCCCCTTCTGCAAACATCTCAAGGCCTCTTTATCAGTATTTTCAACAATTG GGAATTTCCAGTTCGAGGAAGTTACTAGCAGAATCATCTGAGGAAGCAGCCATTCCATCTCCATTGACTCCTGTATTAGCAATAAGTAGTGGAAAAGGTGAAGACCAGAACCAGAAAGCAGTCTCTAAGCCTTCAACAGTTCAAGCTGTATTGAAGGGCATTAAACAG AGTCCAAAAAAGGTCAATTTGGTTGCTGCATTAGTTCGTGGGATGCGAGTTGAGGATGCACTGTTGCAGTTACAAGTAACAGTAAAGCGAGCTGCAAAAACTGTGTATCAG GTTATCCACTCAGCCCGAGCAAATGCCACCCATAACCATGGCTTGGATCTAGACCGTCTCCTTGTTG CTGAGGCATTTGTTGGAAAGGGGTTCTATAGAAAAAGAGTTTCCTACCATGCCAAAGGAAAATGTGGAGTCAAAGAGAGACCCGAGTGCCGACTAACAGTGGTAGTGAGGGAGATGACCGCTGAAGAGGAGGCCGAGATAGCTAGACTTAGAGTCCACAACTTCCGCAAACTCACTAAGCGAGAAAGACGGCTTGTACCCCATAAGCTTATTGAGACGACTTCTATCTGGAATCGTAAAGGCGAAGGCAAAGGCAACAGTCATGAATCTAGTATGGCTGCATGA
- the LOC142628267 gene encoding glyceraldehyde-3-phosphate dehydrogenase, cytosolic translates to MASSGKKIKIGINGFGRIGRLVARVALQRDDVELVAVNDPFINTDYMTYMFKYDTVHGQWKHHELKVKDEKTLLFGEKSVTVFGIRNPEEIPWGQVGADYVVESTGVFTDKEKAAAHLKGGAKKVVISAPSKDAPMFVVGVNEKEYKPELDIVSNASCTTNCLAPLAKVINDRFGIVEGLMTTVHSITATQKTVDGPSSKDWRGGRAASFNIIPSSTGAAKAVGKVLPQLNGKLTGMAFRVPTVDVSVVDLTVRLEKKASYEEIKKAIKEESEGKLKGILGYTEDDLVSTDFIGDSRSSIFDAKAGIALNDNFVKLVSWYDNEWGYSSRVVDLIVHIASVCA, encoded by the exons ATGG CATCATCAGGCAAGAAGATCAAGATCGGAATCAACg GTTTCGGAAGGATTGGTCGTTTGGTTGCGAGAGTTGCTCTTCAGAGAGACGATGTTGAACTCGTTGCTGTTAACGATCCATTCATCAACACTGACTACatg ACATATATGTTCAAGTACGACACCGTTCACGGTCAATGGAAGCACCACGAGTTGAAGGTGAAGGACGAGAAGACCCTTCTCTTCGGCGAGAAATCCGTCACTGTTTTTGGAATCAG gAACCCAGAAGAGATCCCATGGGGTCAGGTTGGAGCCGACTATGTGGTTGAATCTACCGGTGTTTTTACCGACAAAGAAAAGGCTGCTGCCCATTTGAAG GGTGGTGCTAAGAAGGTTGTGATCTCTGCTCCCAGCAAAGATGCACCCATGTTTGTTGTTGGTGTGAACGAGAAGGAGTACAAGCCAGAGCTTGATATTGTTTCCAATGCTAGTTGCACTACCAACTGCCTTGCTCCCCTTGCCAAG GTTATCAATGACAGGTTTGGAATTGTTGAGGGTCTCATGACCACTGTCCACTCTATCACCG CCACACAGAAGACTGTCGATGGACCATCAAGCAAGGACTGGAGGGGTGGAAGAGCTGCTTCCTTTAACATTATTCCCAGCAGCACTGGGGCTGCTAAG GCTGTTGGAAAAGTTCTTCCACAACTTAATGGCaaattgaccggaatggccTTCCGTGTTCCAACTGTTGATGTTTCAGTCGTTGACCTCACTGTCAGGCTTGAAAAGAAGGCCTCCTATGAGGAGATCAAAAAGGCTATTAA GGAGGAGTCCGAGGGCAAGCTTAAGGGTATCTTGGGATACACTGAAGATGATTTGGTGTCTACCGACTTCATTGGTGACAGCAG GTCGAGCATATTTGACGCCAAGGCTGGAATTGCATTGAATGACAATTTTGTGAAACTTGTCTCTTGGTATGACAACGAGTGGGGCTACAG TTCCCGTGTGGTTGACCTGATTGTCCACATTGCATCTGTTTGTGCTTGA